From the genome of Trachemys scripta elegans isolate TJP31775 chromosome 2, CAS_Tse_1.0, whole genome shotgun sequence:
GTGGTGGATCCAGGATTTGCGTCCTTCCAGGAACACTGCAGTCTGGGTTGTTAAAAGAACCTGGTGGGGTCCAGTAAACCTCGGCTGGAGGGTGTCGCCACGAACGAACTTTTTGGCCCAGACGAAGTCCCCTGGTTGGAACGGGTGGATCTGTTCTTCCAGCGGCACGGTCTGGGAAAACTGCGAGGCTTTCCAAAGGGTACGGAGGCGAGCCTGTAGGGAGAGAAACTGGCACGCGGTCATATGATCCCCTCCCAATAGTGAAACATCAGCACGTGGTAGCGCCCCGCCTTTGAAAGAGGGGTGTCCATAGAGCAGTTCAAAGGGGGATAATCCCAATACACGGGTTGGGCGAGTACGAAGGTGAAACAGGACCAAGGGAAGTACCTGAGGCCACTTTAACCCTGTTTCCTGACAGTATTTAGCCAATGTAAACTTAAGCTCCCTATTCATACGCTCAACTTTCCCGCCAGACTGGGGGTGGTAGGGTGTATGAAAGGAGTGTGAAATTCCCAGTCCTTGTTCTAAACGGCCAAGGACATGACCAGTAAAGTGAGGTCCGCGATCTGAGACAAGCACGAGAGGGATGCCAAAACGGGGTACAATGTCTCTAAGGAGAATCTTCGCCACTGTGGCAGCAGTACAATTAGCAGTAGGAAAAGCTTCGACCCAGGAAGTCAGAGGGCAAACCAAAACAAGGAGGTGCTTTTTCCCAAAAGCCTTTGGCATATCTGCAAAGTCAATTTGAAGATGTTGAAATGGAGCAGCAGGCGGAGGTCTTCCACCCTTAATTTTGTTAAGAGGCGGAGCAGGTCCATTACGCTGACATGTGCTGCATGCTTTCACTATTGACAGGCAGTAGGGTTGAATGCCTGGAGCATACCAAAAGCGAGCGATGGTGTCCACAAGGGCGTGCGTGCCGTAGTGACCCCCCTTATCATGGTGCCAGTGAACTGCCACGGGGTATGTGGAGCGAGGGAGGCAGGCTCA
Proteins encoded in this window:
- the LOC117871749 gene encoding uncharacterized protein LOC117871749: MTACQFLSLQARLRTLWKASQFSQTVPLEEQIHPFQPGDFVWAKKFVRGDTLQPRFTGPHQVLLTTQTAVFLEGRKSWIHHSHVKPAVVDHSDGPAALATTEDTASDQWTSLPLSDIRLKLTRQK